From a single Calothrix sp. NIES-2098 genomic region:
- a CDS encoding FAD dependent oxidoreductase, whose translation MASSSLFDVIVIGSGIGGLVTATQLAAKGAKVLVLESYLIPGGSAGYFERQGYRFDVGASMIFGMGQNGTTNLLTRALDAVNVSLETIADPVQIHYHLPDNLDLKVDRVYDKFLQNLTAYFPHERKGIRRFYDECWRVFNCLNSMDLLSLEEPRYLLRVFFQRPLACLGLVKYLPQNVGDVARRYIKDPQLLKFIDIECYCWSVVTANMTPMINAGMVFSDRHYGGVNYPKGGVGKIAQTLAAGLEKAGGKIQYQARVTKIITERGKAVGVKLANGQVYRGKRIVSNATRWDTFEKLLPVESMPRNEKKWQQTYKKSPSFLSLHMGVKKSVLPQGTECHHILLEDWQQMTAPQGTIFVSIPTLLDPDLAPAGYHIIHAFTPDWIDNWQGMNESEYEAHKEAAAWRIIDRLEQIFPGLDAGLDYLEVGTPRTHRRFLGREDGTYGPIPRRKLRGLLGMPFNRTAIPGLYCVGDSTFPGQGLNAVAFSGFACAHRIAVDLGL comes from the coding sequence ATGGCTTCTAGTTCCTTATTTGATGTAATTGTCATTGGCTCTGGGATTGGTGGATTGGTGACAGCAACCCAACTAGCAGCAAAAGGAGCTAAAGTACTGGTACTAGAAAGTTATTTAATACCAGGTGGGAGTGCGGGTTACTTTGAACGTCAGGGCTATCGCTTTGATGTGGGGGCTTCAATGATTTTTGGCATGGGGCAAAATGGAACGACAAATTTACTTACCCGCGCCCTGGATGCGGTGAATGTCAGCCTCGAAACAATTGCCGATCCGGTACAGATTCACTACCATCTTCCTGATAATTTAGACTTAAAAGTGGATCGGGTTTATGACAAATTTTTGCAAAATCTTACTGCTTATTTTCCCCACGAACGAAAAGGGATTCGTCGTTTTTATGACGAATGCTGGCGAGTTTTTAATTGTCTGAACAGCATGGATTTGCTGTCGCTCGAAGAACCTAGGTATTTACTGCGGGTATTTTTTCAGCGTCCTTTAGCTTGTCTTGGGTTAGTCAAATATTTACCGCAAAATGTTGGGGATGTGGCGCGACGCTATATCAAAGATCCCCAATTGTTGAAGTTTATTGATATAGAGTGCTATTGCTGGTCGGTAGTGACCGCTAACATGACACCAATGATTAATGCTGGCATGGTTTTTTCTGACAGACACTATGGTGGAGTTAATTACCCTAAAGGCGGGGTAGGAAAAATTGCTCAAACATTGGCAGCAGGTTTAGAAAAGGCTGGCGGTAAAATTCAGTATCAAGCCAGAGTGACGAAAATCATCACCGAACGCGGAAAAGCTGTAGGCGTGAAACTCGCTAATGGTCAAGTCTATCGGGGTAAACGCATAGTTTCTAACGCTACACGCTGGGATACTTTTGAAAAATTATTACCTGTAGAGTCTATGCCACGTAATGAGAAAAAGTGGCAACAAACTTATAAAAAATCACCCAGCTTTTTGAGTTTGCACATGGGGGTGAAAAAATCAGTTTTGCCTCAGGGTACAGAGTGCCATCATATATTGCTGGAAGACTGGCAGCAAATGACTGCACCACAAGGCACAATTTTTGTGTCAATTCCCACTTTGCTTGACCCTGATTTAGCTCCAGCAGGATATCACATCATTCATGCTTTTACACCCGATTGGATAGATAATTGGCAGGGAATGAACGAAAGTGAGTATGAAGCTCACAAAGAAGCAGCCGCATGGCGAATTATTGACAGATTAGAGCAGATTTTCCCAGGTTTGGATGCAGGATTGGATTATTTGGAGGTAGGAACACCCCGCACCCATCGTCGCTTTTTGGGAAGAGAAGATGGGACTTACGGGCCAATTCCCCGACGTAAATTGCGGGGGTTGTTGGGAATGCCATTTAATCGCACGGCAATACCCGGATTGTACTGTGTAGGGGATAGTACCTTTCCCGGTCAGGGATTAAATGCGGTGGCATTTTCTGGCTTCGCCTGTGCCCATAGAATTGCCGTAGATTTGGGCTTGTGA